Proteins from a genomic interval of Stigmatopora nigra isolate UIUO_SnigA chromosome 19, RoL_Snig_1.1, whole genome shotgun sequence:
- the trappc14 gene encoding trafficking protein particle complex subunit 14 codes for MVQMMESQCEYFMYFPAVPITDLSEPARYRTLPRRSHLYLGETVRFLLVLRCRDAGKTTPTEPGQGEDGVGFGTETCSGRAWRELAGSLCAVASVSPGESGRHRSGQHHHDYGSSGDEGGDDGSDDYMAAAEAAIAALGSRVDSRCRSFRDCKPLLIHNSCGSVRRAPVQSPLDEPMVLADEVVFPLTVSLDKLPVNTVKVKVMVTVWKKEAEQAEVQELGYLSVLQQREPSLTFKHDLNTFKAQVSTTLTVLPPPAVRCKLMSVSGRHLAVLKVLNKSSQEEVSIRDVRILPDLNASYLPVMPDGSVLLVDNVCHHSGEVGMASFCKVDSPASRLPSTLGAFEEHDFMFRLHLNDMPQEESNEGMEVPLVAVLQWSTPKMPFTNCIYTHYRLPSVRLDRPRFVMSASCPGTVKVKERFKVKYVLFNNLQDFLSVRLVWTPDGRGHSDDTTLSAVVCHTPLSNLGHCRKGSTLTFSVAFQILRPGLYELSQHMKLKLQFTASVSNPPPDARPLSRKNSPSSPAMRDLLDRHQASLGRSQSFSHQQPSRSHIMRTGSAMERRAITPPVGSPVGRPLYLPPQDKSLLSLDKIAKRECKVLVVDP; via the exons ATGGTGCAGATGATGGAGTCTCAGTGCGAATATTTCATGTATTTCCCAGCGGTACCCATCACGGATCTGTCCGAGCCAGCCCGGTACCGAACCCTGCCCCGTCGGAGTCACCTCTATTTGGGGGAGACGGTCCGCTTCCTCCTGGTGCTGCGATGCAGGGACGCCGGCAAGACGACACCGACCGAACCAGGCCAAGGAG AGGACGGTGTAGGATTTGGGACAGAAACCTGCAGCGGTCGGGCCTGGCGCGAGTTGGCGGGCTCGCTGTGCGCCGTAGCCAGCGTGAGTCCGGGCGAGAGCGGACGCCACCGCTCCGGCCAGCATCACCACGACTACGGCAGCAGCGGGGACGAGGGCGGCGACGACGGCAGCGACGACTACATGGCGGCGGCAGAGGCGGCTATCGCGGCGCTGGGCAGCAGGGTGGACTCGCGGTGTCGGAGCTTTCGGGACTGCAAGCCGCTGCTCATCCACAACTCCTGCGGATCGGTCCGAAGGGCTCCTGTCCAGTCTCCTCTGGATGAGCCAATGGTTCTGGCGGATGAAGTTGTCTTCCCGCTTACTGTCTCATTGGACAAACTACCTGTCAACACAGTCAAAGTCAAG GTGATGGTGACAGTGTGGAAGAAGGAGGCGGAGCAAGCAGAGGTGCAGGAGTTGGGCTACTTGAGTGTTTTGCAGCAGCGCGAGCCGTCGCTAACCTTCAAGCATGACCTCAACACTTTCAAGGCCCAAG TGAGCACCACATTGACCGTCCTGCCACCTCCCGCCGTCCGCTGCAAGCTGATGAGTGTCTCGGGTCGCCACTTGGCTGTGCTCAAAG TTCTAAATAAGTCATCCCAGGAGGAAGTGAGCATACGAGACGTTCGTATTCTGCCTGACCTAAACGCGTCTTACCTTCCCGTAATGCCCGACGGATCCGTTCTGCTGGTGGACAACGTTTG CCACCACTCGGGTGAGGTGGGTATGGCGTCTTTTTGCAAAGTGGACAGCCCCGCCAGCCGCCTTCCCAGCACACTCGGCGCTTTTGAGGAACATGACTTCATGTTCCGACTGCACCTCAACGACATGCCACAGGAGGAATCCAATGAG GGAATGGAGGTTCCTCTAGTTGCTGTCCTTCAGTGGTCAACTCCCAAGATGCCATTCACCAACTGCATCTACACCCATTACAG GTTGCCGAGCGTACGTCTGGATAGGCCCAGGTTCGTGATGTCGGCCAGCTGTCCTGGCACTGTCAAGGTCAAAGAGCGCTTCAAGGTGAAATATGTGCTGTTCAACAACCTGCAGGACTTTCTTTCTGTGCGACTCGTCTGGACTCCTGATG GCCGCGGTCACAGCGATGACACCACTTTGTCAGCAGTGGTGTGCCACACGCCACTCAGTAACCTGGGTCATTGCCGCAAAGGCAGCACTCTGACCTTCAGCGTGGCCTTTCAGATCCTCCGACCAGGACTCTATGAG TTGAGTCAACACATGAAACTCAAGCTCCAGTTCACGGCATCCGTGTCCAACCCCCCACCTGACGCCAGGCCACTCTCAC GTAAGAACAGTCCATCCAGCCCGGCAATGCGAGATCTGCTGGATCGTCATCAGGCCAGTTTAGGTCGCTCGCAGTCTTTCTCCCACCAGCAGCCGTCCCGCTCGCACATCATGAG GACGGGCAGTGCCATGGAACGACGTGCCATCACACCACCAGTGGGCTCTCCGGTGGGCCGGCCGCTCTATTTGCCACCGCAGGACAAAAGCCTCCTCTCGCTGGACAAGATTGCCAAACGCGAGTGTAAAGTTCTGGTGGTTGATCCGTGA
- the LOC144212804 gene encoding odorant receptor 131-2-like, with the protein MRTSMQANGTQWVRLSLAERMVNSALTSMCGLMFLTVNGVFLFTLRRKRIFREASRYILLYNLLLGDTLQLLFSQLLFLLSSTRATLSYPMCGILVTLSQIATQTTPVILVVMSLERYVAICHGLRHASIASVRNTTAAVLGVWIFCFLIVFIQGLLLIKIPLDPLGGLQMTELCRMTTLFVLPISKLFHRVYIYILFTSSGLTIIFSYFGIISVARSAATVKDSVRKAQRTLLLHMVQLGLGLLSIMYNPIFLGISSLLSWERVVRLQFGLYVLIYLLPKCLSPLIYGLRDENIRVVLLYYLCCHLKLSHSPV; encoded by the coding sequence ATGCGGACTTCAATGCAGGCCAATGGGACCCAATGGGTCAGGCTGAGCTTGGCGGAGCGGATGGTGAATTCCGCTTTAACCTCCATGTGTGGCCTGATGTTCCTGACCGTCAACGGGGTTTTTTTGTTCACCTTGAGGAGAAAAAGAATTTTTCGGGAGGCGTCGCGCTACATCCTGCTGTACAACCTGCTGCTGGGAGACACGCTGCAGCTTCTCTTCAGCCAGTTGCTGTTCTTGTTGAGTTCAACTCGCGCCACCCTTTCGTATCCCATGTGCGGCATACTCGTTACGTTGAGCCAAATTGCCACTCAGACAACTCCCGTCATTCTGGTGGTCATGTCACTGGAGAGATACGTGGCCATATGTCACGGTCTCCGGCACGCTTCCATCGCCTCCGTCAGGAACACCACGGCTGCCGTGCTAGGGgtgtggattttttgttttctgattgtttttattcaggGGCTTTTGTTGATAAAGATTCCTTTGGACCCTTTGGGAGGTCTGCAAATGACAGAACTTTGTCGTATGACCACCTTATTCGTTCTTCCTATTTCCAAATTGTTCCACAGGGTTTACATCTATATCTTGTTTACCTCGTCGGGACTGACCATCATTTTCAGTTACTTTGGCATCATCTCAGTGGCCAGATCGGCCGCCACGGTTAAAGACTCGGTCCGTAAAGCTCAACGCACTCTGTTGCTACACATGGTGCAGTTGGGCCTTGGCCTCTTGTCAATCATGTACAACCCTATATTCCTTGGTATCTCAAGTTTACTTAGCTGGGAGAGGGTGGTACGATTGCAGTTTGGTCTATATGTTTTGATTTACTTACTCCCCAAATGTCTGAGTCCTCTCATTTACGGGTTAAGGGATGAGAATATAAGGGTTGTGCTGTTGTACTATTTATGTTGCCACCTCAAATTGTCACACAGTCCTGTTTAA
- the cd248b gene encoding endosialin, whose translation MWAFLGCVSWLLLCLTKVAADGDLEEKDALCHSHGCLAVFTQQRTFREAGRSCRERGGTLATLHDGQAADAVHRLLAGAEPHGARLRLRLWIGLHRAPRQCSAVRPLRGFVWVTGDQEGQYTNWLREEAPGSCAAPRCVAMTVNTADAARQNTDNFKWLDGSCGLALDGFVCQYPAKGMCSPLEDEGQGSAVYYTPFHLSSRLLTHVPYGSVGTLSCPSSPTGGDSPVEQTVLCAERDDGTVGWSRDTPLCGAAAEPADRDWCEEDHGCEQHCQNTGTDYYCYCSEGYTLDEDGYNCVADPLSPTEAPSSDASTSSEAPRLKEACRALGCEYDCAETARGARCTCPPGYQTGRDGRSCSDVDECLQQPCSQACVNVPGTFHCACHAGYRQDEDGECVDVDECEDVGSCDGPCQNTEGSFTCTCRQGYRLSDTGDCQDVDECVGASPCQQQCLNYEGSYQCYCDDGYELRADGLGCLPTPADEEYSTLTPDPADPADVPESDHGTSRPSFDVQWPTVAPEAPGSDEQADRMDAPSSRRYRTESTVAPGRSHNDGGQEAQEDGDKGKHDKSWLLVALLVPLCVFLVVMLALGIVYCTSCAVDKNMRLSECCRWILPASNPDGVEPKGQA comes from the exons ATGTGGGCGTTTTTGGGGTGTGTCAGCTGGTTGCTACTGTGCCTCACCAAGGTGGCCGCCGACGGCGATCTGGAGGAGAAGGACGCCCTGTGTCACTCTCACGGGTGCTTGGCCGTCTTCACCCAGCAGAGAACCTTCCGGGAGGCGGGGCGTAGCTGCCGGGAGCGTGGAGGAACCCTGGCCACGCTTCACGACGGCCAGGCGGCCGATGCCGTCCACCGGCTGCTGGCGGGCGCCGAGCCGCACGGGGCCCGATTGCGTCTGCGTCTATGGATCGGTTTGCATCGAGCGCCTCGTCAGTGCTCGGCTGTGCGGCCTCTGAGAGGCTTTGTCTGGGTCACAG GTGACCAGGAGGGCCAGTACACCAACTGGCTTCGTGAGGAGGCCCCGGGTTCGTGTGCGGCGCCACGCTGCGTGGCTATGACGGTGAACACGGCAGACGCCGCCCGCCAAAACACCGACAACTTCAAGTGGTTGGACGGTTCGTGCGGGTTGGCGCTGGATGGTTTCGTCTGCCAGTACCCCGCCAAGGGCATGTGCTCCCCCTTAGAGGACGAGGGCCAAGGGAGCGCCGTTTACTACACACCCTTCCACTTGAGCAGTCGACTTCTGACCCACGTGCCTTACGGTTCCGTAGGCACCCTCTCCTGCCCGAGCTCGCCCACCGGGGGGGACTCCCCCGTGGAGCAGACGGTGCTGTGCGCGGAGAGGGACGACGGAACGGTAGGCTGGTCCCGGGACACGCCGCTCTGCGGGGCCGCCGCCGAGCCGGCCGACCGGGACTGGTGCGAAGAAGACCACGGGTGCGAGCAGCACTGCCAGAACACGGGCACggactactactgctactgttCTGAAGGATACACGCTAGACGAGGACGGTTACAATTGCGTGGCGGACCCCTTGAGTCCCACGGAAGCCCCTTCTTCCGATGCCTCGACATCCAGCGAGGCGCCCCGCCTCAAAGAGGCCTGTCGGGCCTTGGGCTGCGAGTACGACTGCGCGGAGACGGCTCGGGGAGCCCGCTGCACCTGCCCCCCGGGATACCAAACGGGCCGTGACGGGCGCAGTTGTTCCGACGTGGACGAGTGCCTGCAGCAGCCGTGCTCGCAGGCCTGCGTCAACGTACCCGGGACCTTCCACTGCGCCTGTCATGCCGGCTATCGGCAGGACGAAGACGGCGAGTGCGTGGATGTGGATGAGTGCGAGGACGTGGGGAGCTGCGACGGCCCTTGCCAGAACACCGAGGGCTCCTTCACCTGTACCTGTCGTCAAGGTTATCGACTGTCGGACACCGGCGACTGCCAAGACGTGGATGAGTGCGTGGGGGCGTCACCCTGCCAGCAGCAGTGTCTCAACTACGAGGGCAGTTACCAGTGTTACTGCGACGACGGCTACGAGCTGCGGGCCGACGGACTCGGCTGCCTGCCGACCCCGGCCGACGAAGAATACTCGACCCTGACCCCAGATCCCGCCGATCCGGCCGATGTCCCAGAATCGGACCACGGGACCTCTCGGCCCAGCTTCGACGTCCAGTGGCCGACCGTGGCCCCCGAAGCCCCAGGGTCCGACGAGCAGGCCGATCGAATGGACGCCCCTTCGTCGAGGCGGTACAGAACGGAGTCGACAGTGGCGCCGGGGCGGAGCCACAACGATGGAGGTCAGGAAGCCCAAGAGGATGGCGACAAGGGCAAACATGACAAGAGCTGGCTGCTGGTGGCGCTGTTGGTACCGCTTTGCGTCTTCCTGGTGGTGATGCTGGCACTGGGTATTGTCTACTGCACCAGCTGCGCGGTGGACAAAAACATGCGACTGTCAGAATGCTGCCGATGGATCCTCCCCGCGTCCAACCCCGACGGCGTTGAGCCCAAAGGACAAGCGTGA
- the LOC144212908 gene encoding odorant receptor 131-2-like translates to MGLVERIITTALTTMCGLIFLVVNGIMLFTLRRKRVFREGSRYILLYHLLLGDTMQLILSQILYLLSSTRTILTYPVCAVLILISQFVTQTSPVFLVVMSLERYVAICHALRHASIATVRNTTAAAIGVWIFCFLAVFAQGLLLRKIPFDLSGSVQMTQFCSLTTIFILPITRLFYKVYIYFLFTSSGLNIVFSYVGIISVARSAATVKDSVRKAQHTLLLHMVQLGLCLLSILYNTFILSISNLLSWMMLVRLQTGLYIIFLLLPRCLSPLIYGLRDENIRVVLWYYLGCHIKSSAIHV, encoded by the coding sequence ATGGGTTTGGTGGAGAGGATCATCACAACGGCCTTAACCACCATGTGTGGCTTGATTTTCCTTGTGGTCAACGGGATTATGTTGTTCACCTTGAGGAGGAAAAGAGTTTTTCGGGAGGGATCGCGCTACATCTTGCTGTATCACCTGCTGCTGGGAGACACAATGCAGCTGATCTTGAGTCAGATTTTGTACCTGCTGAGTTCCACTCGCACCATCCTGACTTATCCCGTGTGTGCTGTACTCATTCTGATCAGCCAGTTTGTTACCCAGACATCTCCTGTATTTCTGGTGGTCATGTCTTTGGAGAGATACGTAGCCATATGTCACGCTCTCCGGCACGCTTCCATCGCCACCGTCAGGAACACCACGGCTGCTGCGATTGGGgtgtggattttttgttttctggcTGTTTTTGCTCAAGGGCTTTTGTTGAGAAAGATTCCTTTTGACTTATCGGGAAGTGTGCAAATGACACAATTTTGCAGTCTGACCACCATATTCATTCTTCCTATTACCAGATTGTTCTATaaggtttatatatatttcctgTTTACCTCGTCAGGCCTGAACATTGTTTTCAGTTATGTGGGTATCATCTCAGTTGCCAGATCGGCTGCCACTGTCAAAGATTCAGTCAGGAAAGCTCAGCACACGCTGCTGTTACACATGGTGCAGTTAGGACTTTGCCTCTTGTCAATCCTGTATAACACCTTTATCTTAAGTATCTCAAATTTACTAAGTTGGATGATGTTAGTCCGACTCCAGACTGGTCTGTATATCATATTTCTTCTGCTTCCCAGATGTCTGAGTCCTCTCATTTATGGATTAAGGGATGAGAATATCAGAGTTGTACTATGGTACTATCTAGGCTGCCACATCAAATCGTCAGCCATTCATGTTTAG